A window of the Acidovorax sp. YS12 genome harbors these coding sequences:
- a CDS encoding PAS domain S-box protein: MAQSVIDKLQVRDARWVPGALVVVLLSLLGAWLAVQTMESLHQMQRAEERARTLQQTAQALLGKTTGGPLLDAVAQLGLHEPLLKGLALGELPPDAPDALARMALARARFGGSDVYVLDKAGTVVAHDTAGESMAGFNLYLQPYLQQALRGVANVCAALAPKTHARGLYYTAPLYAGDAATGAVVGAVVFQASFQPLDALLPRSGMTMLLLSPQGVAFASTRPEWQYAMLPPLAQERIDEVRALRQFGTHFDNGMASALPFAAGAARAQINGKAYAIARQPVEWFDPAGPWQLVALDDVTSLVPAALRWKVGGGAFVVLFLLGGMLLDILRSRARMAAVMERFQVLGAALESSPVGVVITDAQGRIEWVNPEYERSTGYSLAEVRGRKPGLVASGQTPAQTYREMWAELLAGRSWRGEFINRRRDGTIYHDDATLSPVFDRKGRCIAVVGLQQDVTARIQAQQELQQRERQLNELLDQQTAIFDHAPPILLVCDGRFRRCNPAFAELMGASEQALAGQPVQRLFGSVQSWRDFNARVAQALAQQQPVRDVWELQRFDGTPFEARLSGRSVQLAGCEKGSLWVIENVTEARRAEAAVLEANERLALAQEAGLIGVFDADFVRGEVVWSDKLLEMLGLPPGTNRRPIAAWSATLHPDDRERALAHFQGCVNGTASEIQDSWRIVRPDGQWRWMLLSARIVRDADGKARRAVGVNIDVHVQKLLEARVGEQLAFQQALLDTVPVPVFYKDAQGRYLGTNRAFEELMGQERDTMVGKTVLDYPGVPLAQRQAQAEEDALVIRQGITVHKETQRIFRDGLVHQVSHWTRGFRLPDGSPGGLIGTFTDITEQKQIQQELREAKEAADAASRAKSDFLANMSHEIRTPMNAIIGMSHLALKSGLDARQHGYVSKIQQAGQHLLGVINDILDFSKIEAGKLQLDPQPFELDRMLAGVVDVVGYKAGAKGLELVLDVAADVPQSLVGDALRLGQILINFANNAIKFTETGEIAIGVRLEAQRAGAVLLRFEVRDTGIGITPEQMGRLFQSFEQADSSTTRRYGGTGLGLAICRKLALLMGGDVGADSQPGQGSRFWATVPLDLGEPAPQRELSATALQEGRVLVVDDNHAAATVLCDMLQSLGLQAEQVHSGAQALAAVREAVAQGHPHSLLLLDWHMPGMDGIELARRIRALDIGPVPQMLMVTAYGREDVMHAARTQGIETVLIKPVSASVLFETLVQPIAAISQPVGRGASLEDPQQQALLAPVRGAVVLLVEDNELNQLVAVELLRDAGFAVDVAAHGRQALDALERRRYDAVLMDMQMPVMDGETATRLLRADPRFANLPVIAMTANALEADRQRCFAVGMNDHVAKPIDPAQLWAALARWIRARPGLGEAAAPVPPPDAVADALPPALPGVDMALGLRRALGRPGLYADLLRRFTQGQAAWVPDFDAALAAGGLLQAERMAHTLRSVAANIGAQTLSQHAQALEQALRAQAPKTQVQALRDALEGALGPLLQGLADWSAGLPSPVPSGTPGLAADEALRQLRTLLREDDPAAIEYLQHNVAVLETVLGPGLQRVHDRVQAFEFEQALEAIDAAAPPP, from the coding sequence ATGGCGCAGAGCGTGATCGACAAACTGCAGGTGCGCGATGCACGTTGGGTGCCGGGCGCGCTGGTGGTGGTGTTGCTGTCCCTGCTGGGGGCCTGGCTGGCGGTGCAGACCATGGAGTCGCTGCACCAGATGCAGCGCGCCGAGGAGCGCGCCCGCACCCTGCAGCAAACCGCCCAGGCCTTGCTGGGCAAGACCACGGGCGGCCCGTTGCTCGATGCCGTGGCGCAACTGGGGCTGCACGAGCCGCTGCTCAAGGGCCTGGCGCTGGGCGAGTTGCCGCCCGATGCCCCTGATGCGCTGGCCCGCATGGCACTCGCCCGCGCGCGTTTTGGCGGCAGCGATGTCTATGTGCTGGACAAGGCGGGCACGGTCGTCGCCCACGACACTGCGGGCGAGAGCATGGCCGGCTTCAACCTGTACCTGCAGCCCTACCTGCAGCAGGCGCTGCGCGGCGTGGCCAACGTCTGCGCCGCACTGGCGCCGAAGACCCATGCGCGCGGGCTGTACTACACCGCCCCCTTGTATGCCGGGGACGCGGCCACGGGCGCAGTGGTCGGGGCCGTGGTGTTCCAGGCGAGTTTCCAGCCGCTCGATGCGCTGCTGCCGCGCAGCGGCATGACCATGCTGCTGCTGTCGCCCCAGGGCGTGGCGTTCGCCTCCACGCGTCCCGAGTGGCAGTACGCCATGCTGCCGCCGCTGGCGCAGGAGCGCATCGACGAGGTGCGCGCGCTGCGCCAGTTCGGCACGCATTTCGACAACGGCATGGCCTCCGCCCTGCCGTTTGCCGCGGGGGCGGCGCGCGCGCAGATCAATGGCAAGGCCTATGCCATCGCGCGGCAGCCCGTCGAGTGGTTCGACCCCGCGGGCCCCTGGCAGCTCGTGGCGCTGGACGATGTCACCAGCCTGGTGCCGGCCGCGTTGCGCTGGAAGGTGGGCGGCGGCGCCTTCGTGGTGCTGTTCCTGCTGGGGGGCATGCTGCTGGATATCCTGCGCAGCCGCGCCCGCATGGCGGCGGTGATGGAGCGCTTCCAGGTGCTGGGGGCGGCGCTGGAGAGCAGCCCGGTGGGCGTGGTCATCACCGATGCGCAGGGCCGCATCGAGTGGGTCAACCCCGAGTACGAGCGCAGCACCGGCTACAGCCTGGCCGAGGTGCGCGGCCGCAAGCCGGGCCTGGTCGCCAGCGGCCAGACGCCGGCGCAGACCTACCGGGAAATGTGGGCCGAACTGCTCGCGGGCCGCTCCTGGCGCGGCGAGTTCATCAACCGTCGGCGTGACGGCACCATCTACCATGACGATGCCACGCTCTCGCCGGTGTTCGACAGGAAAGGACGCTGCATCGCCGTGGTGGGGCTGCAGCAGGACGTGACGGCACGCATCCAGGCGCAGCAGGAGCTGCAGCAGCGCGAACGCCAGCTCAACGAGCTGCTGGACCAGCAGACCGCCATCTTCGACCACGCGCCGCCGATCCTGCTGGTGTGCGACGGGCGTTTTCGCCGCTGCAACCCGGCGTTCGCGGAGCTCATGGGTGCCTCGGAGCAGGCGCTGGCCGGGCAACCCGTGCAGCGTCTGTTCGGCAGCGTGCAGAGCTGGCGCGACTTCAATGCCCGCGTGGCGCAGGCATTGGCCCAGCAGCAGCCCGTGCGCGACGTCTGGGAGCTGCAGCGTTTCGATGGCACCCCTTTCGAGGCGCGCCTGTCCGGGCGCAGTGTGCAGCTGGCGGGTTGCGAGAAGGGCTCGCTGTGGGTGATCGAGAACGTCACCGAGGCGCGGCGTGCCGAGGCCGCAGTGCTGGAGGCCAACGAACGCCTGGCGCTGGCGCAGGAAGCCGGCCTCATCGGGGTGTTCGATGCCGACTTCGTGCGCGGCGAGGTTGTGTGGTCCGACAAGTTGCTCGAAATGCTCGGTCTGCCGCCGGGAACCAACCGCCGCCCGATCGCCGCCTGGTCGGCCACCTTGCACCCGGATGACCGCGAACGGGCGCTGGCCCATTTCCAGGGCTGCGTGAACGGGACGGCCAGCGAGATCCAGGACAGCTGGCGCATCGTGCGCCCCGACGGCCAGTGGCGCTGGATGCTGCTGTCGGCGCGCATCGTGCGCGACGCCGACGGCAAGGCCCGGCGTGCCGTCGGGGTGAACATCGACGTGCATGTGCAGAAACTGCTGGAGGCGCGGGTGGGCGAGCAACTGGCGTTCCAGCAGGCGCTGCTCGACACCGTGCCCGTGCCGGTGTTCTACAAGGACGCCCAGGGCCGCTACCTCGGCACCAACCGCGCCTTCGAGGAACTCATGGGCCAGGAGCGCGACACCATGGTCGGCAAGACCGTGCTCGACTACCCTGGCGTGCCGCTGGCGCAGCGCCAGGCGCAGGCCGAGGAGGACGCGCTGGTCATCCGCCAGGGCATCACGGTGCACAAGGAGACGCAGCGCATCTTCCGCGACGGCCTGGTGCACCAGGTGTCGCACTGGACGCGGGGCTTCCGCCTGCCCGATGGCTCGCCGGGCGGGCTCATCGGCACCTTCACCGACATCACCGAGCAAAAGCAGATCCAGCAGGAGCTGCGCGAGGCCAAGGAGGCGGCGGACGCCGCCAGCCGCGCCAAGAGCGACTTCCTGGCCAACATGAGCCACGAGATCCGCACGCCCATGAACGCCATCATCGGCATGTCGCACCTGGCGCTCAAGTCCGGGCTGGACGCGCGCCAGCACGGCTACGTGAGCAAGATCCAGCAGGCCGGCCAGCACCTGCTGGGCGTGATCAACGACATCCTCGACTTCTCCAAGATCGAGGCCGGCAAGCTCCAGCTCGACCCGCAGCCCTTCGAGCTCGACCGCATGCTGGCCGGCGTGGTGGACGTGGTCGGCTACAAGGCCGGCGCCAAGGGGCTGGAGCTGGTGCTCGACGTGGCGGCGGACGTGCCGCAAAGCCTCGTGGGCGATGCGCTGCGGCTGGGGCAGATCCTCATCAACTTCGCCAACAACGCCATCAAGTTCACCGAGACGGGCGAGATCGCCATCGGCGTGCGCCTGGAGGCGCAGCGCGCGGGCGCCGTGCTGCTGCGCTTCGAGGTGCGCGACACCGGCATCGGCATCACGCCCGAGCAGATGGGGCGCCTGTTCCAGAGCTTCGAGCAGGCCGACAGCTCGACCACGCGCCGCTATGGCGGCACCGGCCTGGGCCTGGCCATCTGCCGCAAGCTGGCCTTGCTGATGGGCGGCGACGTGGGTGCCGACAGCCAGCCCGGCCAGGGCTCGCGCTTCTGGGCCACGGTGCCGCTCGACCTGGGCGAGCCGGCGCCGCAGCGCGAGCTGTCCGCCACCGCGCTGCAGGAAGGCAGGGTGCTGGTGGTGGACGACAACCACGCTGCGGCCACCGTGCTGTGCGACATGCTGCAATCGCTCGGCCTGCAGGCCGAGCAGGTGCACTCGGGCGCCCAGGCTCTGGCGGCGGTGCGCGAAGCGGTGGCCCAGGGGCACCCGCACAGCCTGCTGCTGCTGGACTGGCACATGCCGGGCATGGATGGCATCGAGCTGGCGCGGCGCATCCGGGCGCTGGACATCGGCCCGGTGCCGCAAATGCTCATGGTCACGGCCTACGGGCGCGAGGACGTGATGCACGCGGCGCGCACGCAGGGCATCGAGACGGTGCTGATCAAGCCCGTGAGCGCCTCGGTGCTGTTCGAGACCCTGGTGCAGCCCATTGCCGCCATCAGCCAGCCCGTGGGCCGTGGCGCCAGCCTGGAGGACCCGCAGCAGCAGGCGCTGCTGGCCCCGGTGCGCGGCGCGGTGGTGCTGCTGGTCGAGGACAACGAGCTGAACCAGCTCGTGGCCGTGGAGCTGCTGCGCGACGCGGGCTTCGCGGTGGACGTGGCCGCGCATGGCCGGCAGGCGCTCGACGCCCTGGAGCGCAGGCGCTACGACGCGGTGCTCATGGACATGCAGATGCCCGTGATGGACGGCGAGACCGCCACGCGCCTGCTGCGCGCCGACCCGCGCTTCGCCAACCTGCCCGTCATCGCCATGACCGCCAATGCCCTGGAGGCCGACCGCCAGCGCTGCTTCGCCGTGGGCATGAACGACCACGTGGCCAAGCCCATCGACCCGGCGCAGCTGTGGGCGGCGCTGGCGCGCTGGATCCGCGCGCGCCCCGGGCTGGGCGAGGCCGCCGCGCCCGTGCCACCGCCCGATGCCGTGGCCGACGCGCTGCCGCCGGCCCTGCCGGGCGTGGACATGGCGCTGGGGCTGCGCCGGGCGCTGGGCCGCCCGGGCCTCTATGCCGACCTGCTGCGCCGCTTCACGCAAGGCCAGGCGGCCTGGGTGCCGGACTTCGACGCGGCGCTGGCCGCCGGGGGGCTGCTGCAGGCCGAGCGCATGGCGCACACGCTGCGCTCGGTGGCCGCCAACATCGGCGCGCAGACGCTGTCGCAGCATGCGCAGGCGCTGGAGCAGGCCCTGCGCGCGCAGGCGCCGAAAACGCAGGTGCAGGCGCTGCGCGATGCCTTGGAGGGCGCGCTGGGCCCGCTGCTGCAGGGGCTCGCCGACTGGAGCGCGGGCCTGCCGTCGCCGGTGCCATCCGGCACGCCCGGGCTGGCGGCGGACGAGGCCCTGCGCCAGTTGCGCACCCTGCTGCGGGAGGACGATCCTGCAGCGATCGAGTATTTGCAACACAATGTAGCCGTCCTCGAAACGGTGCTCGGGCCCGGCTTGCAGCGGGTGCACGACAGGGTCCAGGCATTCGAGTTCGAGCAGGCGCTGGAGGCCATCGACGCGGCGGCGCCGCCCCCGTGA
- a CDS encoding EAL domain-containing protein → MEFRLSGERLVLLTANAAARRMPGLGGVREPGADARAVFDQLAGTALIDQLCGVARLGVPLDGRHVLRDGPRLQLAWDIAARRMASDCVLVAVSDVSEAEGLRQALQASEQALAEARRDLREQTEVFDTMETLARAGHWRRIKDPGETVLLWSPGLCEIAGFERQEWLDPEYAMSGILPEDRPLFDAASRAQDGANVEYRWRRPDGEVRWMRSRVQRVRSRDGVSVQMGVVQDVTEEHRAAEQLREQLVFIQRIASRVPGFIYQYRIHRDGSTASVQYISEAVREFLGVAPREVMRDHGLLEQRVLPEDVPQLRRSAMLSVRRLVPWQSEYRVRMPDGSVRWHMTSAVPHRESDGAVVSHGFTMDITERKQAEQQIERLAFYDALTGLPNRRLLLDRLQRSVVLSQRTRQQGALLFIDLDNFKVLNDTLGHDMGDQLLIEVARRLVATVRESDTVARFGGDEFVVMLEHLACDSAEAALQVEGVAEKLLAHVNQPIVLGGRHHYSSPSIGIALFGGERVEVHELLKRADLAMYEAKAAGRNTLRFFDPGMQAAVNARLHLEADMRQGLERGEFSVHYQPVVDERARLVGAEVLLRWRHPVRGMVSPAEFIPLAEQSGLILQLGRFVLQQACAQLARWAQGPATAHLGLSVNVSARQFRHADFVAEVLEALREHAANPRRLTLELTESMLLGNVEDAIARMQQLKREGIGFALDDFGTGYSSLSFLKRLPLEQIKIDQSFVRDVLEDPNDAAIVRTILALAQSLDLQVVAEGVETAGQLGFLRLHGCGGFQGYLFGRPAPLQAWDEMLFTAR, encoded by the coding sequence ATGGAGTTCCGCCTGAGCGGCGAGCGCCTGGTCCTGCTGACGGCCAACGCCGCCGCGCGCCGCATGCCGGGGCTGGGCGGGGTGCGCGAGCCGGGCGCCGATGCCCGCGCCGTGTTCGACCAGCTCGCCGGCACCGCGCTGATCGACCAGCTGTGCGGCGTGGCCCGGCTGGGCGTGCCGCTGGACGGGCGCCATGTGCTGCGCGACGGCCCCCGGCTGCAGCTGGCCTGGGATATCGCAGCGCGCCGCATGGCCAGCGACTGCGTGCTGGTGGCCGTGAGCGACGTTTCCGAAGCCGAGGGGCTGCGCCAGGCGCTGCAGGCCAGCGAGCAGGCGCTGGCCGAGGCGCGGCGCGACCTGCGCGAGCAGACCGAGGTGTTCGACACCATGGAGACCCTGGCCCGTGCCGGCCACTGGCGGCGCATCAAGGACCCGGGCGAGACCGTGCTGCTGTGGTCGCCGGGCCTGTGCGAAATCGCCGGCTTCGAGCGCCAGGAGTGGCTCGACCCCGAATACGCGATGAGCGGCATCCTGCCCGAGGACCGGCCGCTGTTCGACGCGGCGAGCCGGGCCCAGGATGGCGCCAACGTGGAATACCGCTGGCGGCGCCCCGACGGCGAGGTGCGCTGGATGCGTTCGCGCGTGCAGCGCGTGCGCTCGCGCGACGGCGTGTCGGTGCAGATGGGCGTGGTGCAGGACGTGACCGAGGAGCACCGCGCGGCCGAACAGCTGCGCGAGCAGTTGGTGTTCATCCAGCGCATCGCCAGCCGGGTGCCGGGTTTCATCTACCAGTACCGCATCCACCGCGATGGCTCGACGGCCAGCGTGCAGTACATCAGCGAGGCGGTGCGCGAGTTCCTGGGCGTGGCGCCCCGCGAGGTGATGCGCGACCATGGCCTGCTGGAGCAGCGCGTGCTGCCCGAGGACGTGCCGCAACTACGCCGCTCGGCCATGCTGTCGGTGCGCCGCCTGGTGCCCTGGCAGAGCGAATACCGCGTGCGCATGCCCGACGGCAGCGTGCGCTGGCACATGACCAGTGCCGTGCCGCACCGCGAGAGCGACGGCGCAGTCGTCTCGCACGGCTTCACCATGGACATCACCGAGCGCAAGCAGGCCGAACAGCAGATCGAGCGCCTGGCGTTCTACGACGCGCTCACCGGCCTGCCCAACCGGCGCCTGCTGCTCGACCGGCTGCAGCGCTCCGTCGTGCTGAGCCAGCGCACGCGCCAGCAGGGCGCGCTGCTGTTCATCGACCTGGACAACTTCAAGGTGCTCAACGACACCCTGGGCCACGACATGGGCGATCAGCTCCTCATCGAGGTGGCGCGGCGCCTGGTGGCCACGGTGCGCGAGAGCGACACGGTGGCGCGCTTCGGCGGCGACGAGTTCGTGGTGATGCTGGAGCACCTGGCGTGCGACAGCGCCGAGGCGGCGCTGCAGGTCGAGGGTGTGGCGGAAAAACTGCTGGCCCACGTCAACCAGCCCATCGTGCTGGGCGGGCGCCACCACTACAGCTCACCGAGCATCGGCATCGCGCTGTTCGGGGGCGAGCGCGTGGAGGTGCACGAGCTGCTCAAGCGCGCCGACCTGGCGATGTACGAGGCCAAGGCGGCCGGGCGCAACACGCTGCGCTTCTTCGACCCCGGCATGCAGGCCGCGGTGAACGCGCGCCTGCACCTGGAGGCCGACATGCGCCAGGGGCTGGAGCGCGGCGAGTTCAGCGTGCACTACCAGCCCGTGGTGGACGAGCGCGCGCGCCTCGTGGGCGCCGAGGTGCTGCTGCGCTGGCGCCATCCCGTGCGCGGCATGGTGAGCCCGGCCGAGTTCATTCCGCTGGCCGAGCAGAGCGGCCTGATCCTGCAGCTGGGTCGCTTCGTGCTGCAGCAGGCTTGCGCGCAGCTGGCGCGCTGGGCGCAGGGCCCCGCCACCGCGCACCTGGGCCTGTCGGTGAACGTGAGCGCGCGCCAGTTCCGCCATGCTGATTTCGTGGCCGAGGTGCTGGAGGCCCTGCGTGAACATGCGGCCAACCCGCGCAGGCTGACGCTGGAGCTGACCGAAAGCATGCTGCTGGGCAACGTCGAGGATGCCATCGCGCGCATGCAGCAGCTCAAGCGCGAGGGCATCGGCTTCGCCCTCGACGATTTCGGCACGGGCTATTCCAGCCTGAGCTTTCTCAAGCGCCTGCCGCTGGAGCAGATCAAGATCGACCAGAGCTTCGTGCGCGACGTGCTGGAGGACCCGAACGACGCCGCCATCGTGCGCACCATCCTGGCGCTGGCGCAGAGCCTGGACCTGCAGGTCGTGGCCGAGGGGGTGGAGACGGCGGGCCAGCTGGGCTTTCTGCGCCTGCATGGCTGCGGCGGCTTCCAGGGCTACCTGTTCGGCCGCCCCGCGCCCCTGCAGGCCTGGGACGAAATGCTGTTCACCGCGCGCTGA
- the mutS gene encoding DNA mismatch repair protein MutS yields MMQQYLALKAGYPDTLLLYRMGDFYEVFWQDAEKASRLLDITLTQRGQSAGQPVLMAGVPFHALESYLGRLIKMGESVAIAEQVGDVATAKGPVERKVVRVVTPGTLTDSELLSDKSESLLLAVHQGKRARCGLAWLSVTQGRVFLAECTVEELGGWLARIAPSELLYSGGATQRFEQQLQQLRQSGACTCPLAPRPDWQFDSALGERKLLEATGAATLQAWGAQDLAQAHAAAAALLHYAEHTQGRQLTHIHSIQVQRGSELIDLPASTRRNLELVKTLRGEDAPTLFSLLDTCMTGMGSRLLKTWLLEPRRERAEASARLAATRALRGDAASAGPAPWSWLREQLKGVSDAERITARIALRQVRPRELVALAKTLQKAELLAQSGQAPEPYLAQIFGQLQPPPECAALLQRAICEDPAALVRDGGVIASGFDAELDELRAIQGNCDAFLLDLETREKARSGIPNLRVQFNKVHGFYIEVTVSHLDKVPHDYRRRQTLKNAERFITPELKAFEDKALSAQERALAREKWLYEQILDQLQPHVPALTRLAHALAALDVLCTFAERSLTLGWCAPQFVPEPCIEIEAGRHPVVEARLAETSSGAFIANHTRLHAHQRMQIITGPNMGGKSTYMRQVALIVLLASIGSHVPAANCRLGPIDAIHTRIGAADDLANAQSTFMLEMVEAAQILHAATPHSLVLMDEIGRGTSTFDGLALASGIATHLHDRTRAFTLFATHYFELTELPATARHAVNMHVSAAENGADIVFLHEIQAGPASRSYGLQVAKLAGMPAAVLHHARHALAALEERAAEDAQQVDLFAPPPPPEMAVGSAVETALAQINPDQLSPREALDALYQLKRLAPAP; encoded by the coding sequence ATGATGCAGCAGTACCTCGCGCTCAAGGCCGGGTACCCCGACACGCTGCTGCTGTACCGCATGGGCGACTTCTACGAGGTGTTCTGGCAGGACGCCGAGAAGGCCTCGCGGCTGCTCGACATCACGCTGACCCAGCGCGGCCAGTCGGCGGGCCAGCCGGTGCTGATGGCCGGGGTGCCGTTCCATGCGCTGGAGAGCTACCTGGGCCGCCTGATCAAGATGGGCGAATCGGTGGCGATCGCCGAGCAGGTGGGCGACGTGGCCACGGCCAAGGGCCCGGTGGAGCGCAAGGTGGTGCGCGTGGTCACCCCCGGCACGCTGACCGACAGCGAGCTGCTGTCGGACAAGAGCGAATCGCTGCTGCTGGCCGTGCACCAGGGCAAGCGCGCGCGCTGCGGCCTGGCCTGGCTCAGCGTGACGCAGGGGCGCGTGTTCCTGGCCGAATGCACGGTGGAGGAGCTGGGCGGCTGGCTGGCGCGCATCGCCCCGAGCGAGTTGCTGTACAGCGGCGGCGCCACCCAGCGCTTCGAGCAGCAATTGCAGCAGTTGCGCCAGAGCGGCGCCTGCACCTGCCCCCTCGCCCCGCGCCCCGACTGGCAGTTCGACAGCGCCCTGGGCGAGCGCAAGCTGCTCGAAGCCACCGGCGCGGCCACGCTGCAGGCCTGGGGCGCGCAGGATCTGGCGCAGGCCCACGCCGCCGCCGCCGCGCTGCTGCACTACGCCGAGCACACGCAGGGGCGCCAGCTCACGCACATCCACAGCATCCAGGTGCAGCGCGGCAGCGAACTGATCGACCTGCCCGCCAGCACGCGCCGCAACCTGGAGCTGGTCAAGACGCTGCGCGGCGAGGATGCGCCTACGCTGTTCTCGCTGCTCGACACCTGCATGACCGGCATGGGCAGCCGCCTGCTCAAAACCTGGCTGCTGGAGCCCCGGCGCGAGCGCGCCGAGGCCAGCGCCCGCCTGGCCGCCACGCGGGCGCTGCGCGGCGACGCCGCCAGCGCCGGCCCCGCGCCATGGAGCTGGCTGCGCGAGCAGCTCAAGGGCGTGAGCGACGCCGAGCGCATCACCGCGCGCATCGCGCTGCGCCAGGTGCGCCCGCGCGAACTCGTTGCGCTGGCCAAAACGCTACAGAAAGCAGAGCTGCTGGCGCAATCCGGACAAGCGCCAGAGCCGTATTTGGCCCAAATCTTCGGCCAGCTCCAGCCGCCGCCCGAATGCGCCGCGCTGCTGCAGCGCGCGATTTGCGAGGATCCTGCAGCGCTGGTGCGCGACGGCGGCGTGATCGCCAGCGGCTTCGACGCCGAGCTGGACGAGCTGCGCGCCATCCAGGGCAACTGCGACGCCTTCCTGCTCGACCTGGAAACGCGCGAGAAAGCGCGCAGCGGCATCCCCAACCTGCGCGTGCAGTTCAACAAGGTGCACGGCTTCTACATCGAGGTCACCGTCAGCCACCTCGACAAGGTGCCCCATGACTACCGCCGCCGCCAGACGCTGAAGAACGCCGAGCGCTTCATCACCCCCGAGCTGAAGGCCTTCGAGGACAAGGCCCTGTCGGCCCAGGAGCGCGCGCTGGCGCGCGAGAAGTGGCTGTACGAGCAGATCCTCGACCAGCTCCAGCCGCACGTGCCCGCGCTCACGCGCCTGGCCCACGCGCTGGCCGCGCTGGACGTGCTGTGCACCTTCGCCGAGCGCTCGCTCACGCTGGGCTGGTGCGCGCCGCAATTCGTGCCCGAGCCGTGCATCGAGATCGAGGCCGGCCGCCACCCGGTGGTCGAAGCGCGCCTGGCCGAAACGTCCAGCGGCGCCTTCATCGCCAACCACACGCGCCTGCACGCGCACCAGCGCATGCAGATCATCACCGGCCCGAACATGGGCGGTAAATCGACCTACATGCGCCAGGTGGCGCTGATCGTGCTGCTGGCCAGCATCGGCAGCCACGTGCCGGCGGCCAACTGCCGCCTCGGCCCCATCGACGCCATCCACACGCGCATCGGCGCGGCCGACGACCTGGCCAACGCGCAATCGACCTTCATGCTGGAGATGGTGGAGGCGGCGCAGATCCTGCACGCCGCCACGCCGCACAGCCTGGTGCTGATGGACGAGATCGGCCGCGGCACCAGCACCTTCGACGGCCTGGCGCTGGCCAGCGGCATCGCCACGCACCTGCACGACAGGACGCGCGCCTTCACGCTGTTCGCCACGCACTACTTCGAGCTGACCGAGCTGCCCGCCACGGCGCGCCACGCCGTCAACATGCACGTGAGCGCGGCGGAGAACGGTGCCGACATCGTGTTCCTGCACGAGATCCAGGCCGGCCCGGCCAGCCGCAGCTACGGGCTGCAGGTAGCCAAGCTGGCCGGCATGCCCGCCGCCGTGCTGCACCACGCGCGCCACGCCCTGGCGGCGCTGGAAGAACGCGCCGCCGAAGACGCCCAGCAGGTGGACCTGTTCGCCCCGCCGCCCCCGCCCGAGATGGCCGTGGGCAGCGCCGTGGAAACCGCCCTGGCGCAGATCAACCCCGACCAGCTCAGCCCGCGCGAGGCGCTGGACGCGCTCTACCAGCTCAAGCGGCTGGCACCTGCTCCCTGA